A single genomic interval of Acidovorax sp. 1608163 harbors:
- a CDS encoding MFS transporter → MSPNDSHKPPPQAGATSQQQPGTAFAALRFPVFAVLWTATVLGNIGSFMRDVASAWMVTELTSSPAAVALIQTAATLPVFLLAIPAGVLSDILDRRRFLIAVQVLLASVSGTLLMLASTHTLTVEWLVALTFVGGMGAALMGPSWQSIVPELVPRSELKGAVALNSLGVNIARSIGPAAGGLLLASFGAAMAYGVDLLSYVFVIGALWWWKRTPTASNGLDEHFFGALRAGLRFARASRDLHVVLLRAAVFFGFASAVWALLPLVARRMLGGGAGFYGVLLGAVGAGAIAGAVLLPRLRQRWDADQLLLGASALTAAVMAVLAVAPPQWAAVGLMLLLGAGWIVALTTLNGVAQSVLPNWVRGRGLAIYLMVFNGAMAAGSLVWGLMAGQAGLAPTLWMGAAGLVVVAFAAHRLRLPRGEADLQPSNHWPEPLVAEPVPHDQGPVMVQIEYRIAAHDKAAFAQAMQAVGEERRRDGAYAWGIAEHTGEPGRVMEWFLVESWAEHMRQHTRVSQADADLQAAAQRFHQGPGGPVVHHYLALHAASAAGTAGAATP, encoded by the coding sequence ATGTCACCCAATGATTCCCACAAGCCGCCGCCGCAGGCGGGAGCAACCTCTCAACAGCAACCCGGCACTGCCTTTGCGGCACTGCGCTTTCCGGTGTTTGCCGTGCTGTGGACTGCCACGGTGCTTGGCAACATTGGCAGCTTCATGCGCGATGTGGCCAGCGCGTGGATGGTGACGGAGCTGACGTCCAGCCCGGCAGCAGTGGCCTTGATTCAGACCGCCGCCACCTTACCCGTGTTTTTGCTGGCCATCCCTGCGGGGGTGTTGTCTGACATTCTGGACCGGCGGCGTTTTCTCATTGCGGTGCAGGTGTTGCTGGCATCGGTGAGCGGCACGCTGCTGATGCTGGCCTCCACCCACACGCTCACCGTGGAGTGGCTGGTGGCCTTGACGTTTGTGGGCGGCATGGGCGCGGCACTCATGGGGCCCAGCTGGCAGTCCATCGTGCCGGAGTTGGTACCGCGCAGCGAGCTCAAAGGCGCCGTGGCACTGAACTCGCTGGGTGTGAACATTGCACGCTCTATAGGCCCTGCCGCCGGCGGGTTGCTGCTGGCCAGCTTTGGGGCGGCCATGGCCTACGGGGTGGACTTGCTGAGCTATGTGTTTGTGATCGGTGCGCTGTGGTGGTGGAAGCGCACCCCCACCGCATCCAATGGGCTAGACGAGCATTTCTTCGGGGCCTTGCGTGCGGGGCTGCGCTTTGCCCGTGCCAGCCGCGATCTGCATGTGGTGCTGCTGCGTGCGGCCGTGTTCTTTGGCTTTGCCAGCGCAGTGTGGGCCCTGCTGCCCCTGGTGGCGCGGCGCATGCTGGGCGGCGGCGCCGGGTTTTATGGGGTGCTGCTGGGCGCGGTGGGTGCTGGTGCCATTGCAGGCGCCGTGCTGCTGCCCAGGTTGCGCCAGCGCTGGGATGCAGACCAACTGCTGCTGGGCGCATCGGCACTGACCGCCGCTGTGATGGCGGTGCTGGCCGTTGCGCCGCCCCAGTGGGCTGCCGTTGGGCTCATGCTGCTGCTGGGCGCAGGCTGGATCGTGGCGCTGACGACCCTCAATGGCGTGGCCCAGTCGGTGCTGCCCAACTGGGTGCGCGGGCGGGGGCTGGCCATCTACCTCATGGTGTTCAACGGTGCCATGGCAGCAGGCAGCCTGGTCTGGGGACTGATGGCAGGCCAGGCAGGACTGGCCCCCACCCTGTGGATGGGGGCTGCAGGGTTGGTGGTGGTGGCCTTTGCCGCACACCGCTTGCGCCTGCCCAGGGGGGAGGCCGATTTGCAGCCCTCCAACCACTGGCCGGAGCCTTTGGTGGCCGAACCTGTACCCCATGACCAGGGCCCGGTGATGGTGCAAATCGAGTACCGCATCGCGGCCCACGACAAGGCCGCCTTTGCACAGGCCATGCAGGCGGTGGGGGAAGAGCGCCGCCGCGACGGCGCCTATGCCTGGGGCATCGCGGAGCACACGGGAGAGCCAGGCCGGGTCATGGAATGGTTTCTGGTGGAGTCCTGGGCCGAGCACATGCGCCAGCACACCCGCGTTTCGCAGGCCGACGCAGACCTGCAGGCGGCAGCCCAACGCTTTCACCAGGGCCCCGGTGGGCCGGTGGTGCACCACTACCTGGCACTGCACGCAGCAAGTGCCGCAGGCACAGCAGGTGCCGCAACACCGTGA
- a CDS encoding DUF2789 family protein: protein METGIHTMSDLFDQLGLPSDEASMTTFIATHRTTAVNFTLPDVAVWTPAQAKFLREAIAADADWAIPAEQLSQALGCGLGVTRG from the coding sequence ATGGAAACCGGAATCCACACCATGTCCGACCTGTTTGACCAATTGGGCCTGCCGTCGGACGAGGCATCAATGACCACCTTCATCGCCACGCACCGCACCACGGCAGTCAACTTCACGTTGCCCGACGTCGCCGTGTGGACGCCCGCGCAAGCCAAGTTTCTGCGCGAGGCGATTGCGGCCGACGCCGACTGGGCCATTCCGGCCGAGCAGCTGAGCCAGGCTTTGGGCTGCGGGCTTGGCGTGACCAGGGGCTAA
- a CDS encoding DoxX family protein, with protein sequence MRPVFGSAAMRFVGYLGLCAAYLQGGLTKLTSFSGAMAEMQHFGLVPAPLFAVLVIALELGASVLILVGRWRWLGALALGCFTLLATMLALRFWELPPGQERFMATNSFFEHLGLVGGFVLVAWQDLRGNHVTQ encoded by the coding sequence CTGCCATGCGCTTTGTGGGCTATCTGGGCCTGTGCGCCGCTTATCTGCAGGGAGGCCTGACCAAGCTCACCTCCTTTTCCGGTGCCATGGCTGAGATGCAGCACTTCGGGCTGGTACCTGCGCCGCTGTTCGCGGTGCTGGTGATAGCACTGGAGCTGGGCGCCTCGGTGCTGATTCTGGTTGGCCGGTGGCGCTGGCTGGGTGCGCTGGCCCTGGGCTGCTTCACCTTGCTGGCCACGATGCTGGCACTGCGCTTTTGGGAACTGCCCCCAGGGCAGGAGCGCTTCATGGCGACCAATTCCTTTTTTGAGCACCTGGGCCTGGTCGGTGGCTTTGTGCTGGTGGCCTGGCAAGACCTGCGAGGTAACCATGTCACCCAATGA
- a CDS encoding alpha/beta fold hydrolase, with protein MSPISRYATCAGYEIHYTEWGRPDAPVVIAWHGLARTGRDMDDLAAHLADRYRVICPDTIGRGLSQWSRQPLQEYRLAFYARIAADLFDQLGIERAHWVGTSMGGAIGTVCAAGVFEPSLRGRIASLLLNDNAPRLADAALERIKAYAGQPPAFDTVAELEAFFRQVYQPYGWLSDAQWRRLTETSTRRLPDGRVTPHYDPAMVQQFTRHENDYLIWDHYDRLDIPVLCLRGADSDLVLPDTVAEMQHRGPGAKGLLQVVEVPGCGHAPALNVPAHYALVDGFLARAEGRP; from the coding sequence ATGTCTCCCATCTCCCGCTACGCCACCTGCGCTGGCTACGAAATCCACTACACCGAATGGGGCAGGCCCGACGCCCCGGTGGTGATCGCATGGCATGGCCTGGCGCGCACCGGGCGCGACATGGACGACCTGGCCGCGCACCTGGCAGACCGCTACCGCGTCATTTGCCCTGACACCATCGGCCGGGGCCTGAGTCAGTGGAGCCGCCAGCCGCTGCAGGAGTACCGCCTGGCGTTTTACGCCCGCATCGCTGCCGACCTGTTTGACCAGCTGGGCATTGAGCGCGCGCACTGGGTAGGCACCTCGATGGGCGGGGCCATTGGCACCGTGTGCGCTGCGGGGGTGTTTGAGCCCAGCTTGCGGGGCCGCATTGCCAGCCTGCTGCTCAACGACAACGCCCCCCGCCTGGCCGATGCAGCGCTCGAGCGCATCAAGGCCTATGCGGGCCAGCCCCCCGCGTTTGACACCGTGGCCGAGCTGGAGGCTTTTTTCCGTCAGGTGTACCAGCCCTACGGCTGGCTCAGCGATGCGCAGTGGCGTCGGTTGACCGAAACATCGACCCGCCGCCTGCCCGATGGCCGCGTGACCCCGCACTACGACCCGGCCATGGTGCAGCAGTTCACCCGCCATGAGAACGACTACCTGATCTGGGACCACTACGACCGGCTGGACATTCCGGTGCTGTGCCTGCGCGGTGCTGATTCAGACCTGGTGCTGCCCGATACGGTGGCAGAGATGCAGCACCGCGGCCCCGGCGCCAAGGGCCTGCTGCAGGTGGTGGAGGTGCCTGGCTGTGGGCATGCACCCGCGTTGAATGTGCCTGCGCACTACGCGCTGGTCGATGGGTTTTTGGCGCGTGCAGAAGGTCGGCCGTAG